A region from the Thermoleophilaceae bacterium genome encodes:
- a CDS encoding molybdopterin oxidoreductase family protein gives MDRLVRGACPHDCPDTCAMHVSVDDGGRATRVAGDPEHPVTAGFLCGKVSNYLDRVYAEDRLLHPLVREDGDFRRASWDEALDRVAAGLQGAIDRHGPESILPYSYAGTMGLVQGNSMSARFFNALGASELVRTICATAGLAGTAAIHGLSPEVDPEEWPHARYLLVWGWNPMSTAPHLWRFMLEARRRGAELVVVDPFRSRTARVADEHLRPLPGTDAALALGMMRAIVDAGLHDEDWCRAHATGYDELISRVHERSTEHWAELCGVPAEQVERAARGFAGTNPALLRLGVGAQRHAGAPAAYRTVACIPALTGAWRRRGGGFSYIPTATAGAVSSRPLERTDLRPGPVRTINMSQLGEALNGDLDPPVAALVVWNSNPAQVAPDQERVLEGLRRDDLFTVVLEQFMTDTAAHADVVLPATTQLEHTDAVFSWGHHYMTWNERAIEPLGEARTNSDTFRLLAARMGLGDPCFSQTDEEMLADTFARGPVPLAELRERGWVKIDLGQGPAPHAEGGFGTKSKKADLALGPYEPPAEVADEALAARFPLALLTPKTHLFLNSTFPNQERQHSAQPEPFVVLHPRDAVPRGIDDGARVRVFNDRGSYRVRARVSDDARRGVAVAPMGWWNRDYEDGRSSQVTTPQLLTEDGAAPTFNDNRVEVKAL, from the coding sequence ATGGACCGCCTCGTCCGCGGGGCCTGCCCGCACGACTGCCCGGACACCTGCGCCATGCACGTGAGCGTGGACGACGGCGGGCGCGCCACCAGGGTGGCGGGCGATCCCGAGCATCCGGTGACGGCCGGGTTCCTCTGCGGGAAGGTGTCGAACTACCTCGACCGCGTGTACGCGGAGGACCGGCTGCTGCACCCGCTCGTGCGCGAGGACGGCGACTTTCGGCGAGCGTCCTGGGACGAGGCGCTCGACCGCGTGGCGGCCGGCCTGCAAGGCGCGATCGATCGCCACGGCCCCGAGTCGATCCTCCCCTACAGCTACGCGGGCACGATGGGCCTGGTGCAGGGCAACTCCATGAGCGCGCGCTTCTTCAACGCCCTCGGGGCCAGCGAGCTGGTGCGCACCATCTGCGCCACCGCCGGATTGGCCGGCACGGCGGCGATCCACGGCCTCTCGCCCGAGGTGGATCCCGAGGAGTGGCCGCACGCGCGCTACCTGCTGGTGTGGGGCTGGAACCCGATGTCCACCGCGCCGCACCTGTGGCGCTTCATGCTCGAGGCGCGCCGGCGCGGCGCCGAGCTGGTGGTCGTGGACCCGTTCCGCAGCCGCACGGCGCGCGTGGCGGACGAGCACCTGCGCCCGCTCCCGGGCACCGACGCCGCGCTGGCGCTGGGGATGATGCGCGCGATCGTGGACGCCGGGCTGCACGACGAGGACTGGTGCCGCGCCCACGCCACGGGCTACGACGAGCTGATCTCACGTGTCCACGAGCGCAGCACGGAGCACTGGGCCGAGCTGTGCGGCGTGCCGGCGGAGCAGGTGGAGCGGGCGGCGCGCGGGTTCGCCGGCACCAACCCCGCGCTGTTGCGCCTGGGCGTCGGCGCGCAGCGCCACGCGGGCGCTCCCGCCGCCTACCGCACGGTGGCCTGCATCCCCGCCCTCACCGGCGCCTGGCGCCGGCGCGGCGGCGGCTTCTCCTACATCCCCACGGCCACCGCGGGCGCCGTCTCGTCCCGGCCGCTGGAGCGCACCGACCTGCGGCCGGGCCCGGTGCGGACCATCAACATGTCGCAGCTCGGCGAGGCGCTGAACGGCGATCTCGACCCGCCGGTGGCGGCGCTCGTGGTGTGGAACTCCAACCCGGCGCAGGTGGCCCCCGACCAGGAGCGCGTGCTGGAGGGGCTTCGCCGCGACGACCTCTTCACCGTCGTGCTCGAGCAGTTCATGACCGACACGGCGGCCCATGCCGACGTGGTGCTGCCAGCCACCACCCAGCTCGAGCACACGGACGCCGTCTTCTCCTGGGGGCATCACTACATGACCTGGAACGAGCGGGCGATCGAGCCGCTCGGCGAGGCCAGGACGAACAGCGACACGTTCCGGCTGCTGGCCGCGCGGATGGGCCTCGGCGACCCGTGCTTCTCCCAGACCGACGAGGAGATGCTGGCCGACACCTTCGCGCGCGGGCCGGTGCCGCTGGCGGAGCTGCGCGAGCGCGGCTGGGTGAAGATCGACCTCGGGCAGGGCCCCGCCCCCCACGCCGAGGGCGGCTTCGGCACGAAGTCGAAGAAGGCGGACCTCGCGCTCGGCCCATACGAGCCGCCCGCGGAGGTGGCCGACGAGGCGCTGGCCGCGCGCTTCCCGCTCGCTCTGCTCACCCCCAAGACCCACCTCTTCCTCAACTCCACCTTCCCCAACCAGGAGCGCCAGCACAGCGCGCAGCCCGAGCCGTTCGTGGTGCTGCACCCGCGCGACGCCGTCCCGCGCGGGATCGACGACGGCGCACGCGTGCGGGTGTTCAACGACCGCGGCTCGTACCGCGTGCGCGCGCGGGTGTCCGACGACGCGCGCCGCGGCGTGGCCGTGGCACCTATGGGCTGGTGGAACCGCGACTACGAGGACGGGCGCTCGAGCCAGGTCACCACGCCGCAGCTGCTCACCGAGGACGGGGCGGCGCCTACCTTCAACGACAACCGGGTAGAGGTGAAGGCGTTGTGA
- a CDS encoding glutaredoxin family protein, with the protein MSERIMYVKPGCPYCEAAREGLRADGLDWEERDASADPAFREELFRHSKDTGIVPTIVAPDGVTIGWDGNG; encoded by the coding sequence GTGAGCGAGCGGATCATGTACGTCAAGCCCGGCTGCCCCTACTGCGAGGCGGCCCGCGAAGGGCTCCGGGCCGATGGCCTGGACTGGGAGGAGCGCGACGCCAGCGCCGATCCGGCCTTCCGCGAGGAGCTCTTCCGGCACTCCAAGGACACCGGCATCGTGCCCACGATCGTGGCGCCCGACGGGGTGACGATCGGGTGGGACGGCAACGGCTGA
- a CDS encoding FAD-dependent thymidylate synthase, with product MEYPTETWTEEERAVLAPHFTSLDGPVFALVNLPETVKGALFARYSRYQGTLRRLFLEEFAGDLEGGVRATFDCAEGQRAAGLYERIFLGYGDDSVAQLGGAHVAMEWVSNVVTKVLQRPRLGAYLEQSTRYIPYDGAMPGGGYRYWRDASLGPEYARAMDSLFDTYAACLPRVETWAAERFPRAEGEPESAHRRSIRAKALDLLRGLLPAASLSHMGMFATGQAYEQLLLHLLASPLPEAREYGRMILAEIKKVMPSFVARVERPERGGEWVSFLEQREAAADRWAGRLGLDRATRDEDTRPSVKLLEVRGTEDDLLAALLFESSAVSEDEARAAVRVLPPDERAQMLAELVGERANRRHRPGRGFESVSYRFEIVSDYGAFRDLQRHRLMTVQWQTLGPHLGAGVPAELDDAGVGDAYREALERSREEHERLVDAGLPSLAPYALCLGYRIRYVLDMNARAAMHLIELRSGREGHPAYRAVAHELHRQIAQVHPAVAAAMTHVDSDTEPRLERILSEIRTHARQAQRV from the coding sequence ATGGAGTACCCCACAGAGACCTGGACGGAGGAGGAGCGCGCAGTGCTCGCGCCCCACTTCACGAGCCTCGACGGCCCCGTCTTCGCCCTCGTCAACCTGCCCGAGACGGTCAAGGGCGCCCTCTTCGCCCGCTATTCGCGCTACCAGGGCACGCTGCGCCGGCTGTTCCTCGAGGAGTTCGCGGGCGACCTGGAGGGCGGCGTGCGGGCCACGTTCGACTGCGCTGAGGGCCAGCGCGCCGCCGGGCTCTACGAGCGCATCTTCCTCGGCTACGGGGACGACTCCGTGGCCCAGCTCGGCGGGGCGCACGTGGCCATGGAGTGGGTCTCCAACGTGGTCACCAAGGTGCTTCAGCGCCCGCGGCTGGGCGCCTATCTGGAGCAGTCCACGCGCTACATCCCCTACGACGGGGCCATGCCCGGCGGCGGCTACCGCTACTGGCGCGACGCCTCGCTGGGCCCGGAGTACGCGCGGGCGATGGACTCGCTCTTCGACACCTACGCCGCCTGCCTGCCGCGCGTGGAGACGTGGGCGGCCGAGCGCTTCCCCCGCGCCGAGGGCGAGCCCGAGTCCGCGCACCGGCGCTCCATCCGCGCCAAGGCGCTCGACCTCCTGCGCGGACTGCTGCCCGCGGCCTCGCTCTCCCACATGGGCATGTTCGCCACCGGCCAGGCGTACGAGCAGCTGCTGCTCCACCTGCTGGCCTCGCCCCTGCCCGAGGCCCGCGAGTACGGCCGCATGATCCTGGCCGAGATCAAGAAGGTCATGCCCAGCTTCGTCGCGCGCGTGGAGCGCCCCGAGCGAGGCGGCGAGTGGGTGTCGTTCCTCGAACAGCGCGAGGCGGCGGCCGACCGCTGGGCCGGCCGGCTCGGGCTCGACCGCGCCACGCGCGACGAGGACACGCGCCCGTCGGTCAAGCTGCTCGAGGTCCGCGGCACCGAGGACGACCTGCTGGCGGCCCTCCTGTTCGAGAGCTCCGCCGTCTCGGAGGACGAGGCGCGTGCCGCGGTGCGGGTGCTGCCGCCCGACGAGCGCGCGCAGATGCTGGCCGAGCTCGTGGGCGAGCGGGCCAACCGCCGCCACCGGCCGGGGCGCGGCTTCGAGTCGGTCTCCTACCGCTTCGAGATCGTGTCCGACTACGGCGCCTTCCGCGACCTGCAGCGCCACCGCCTGATGACCGTGCAGTGGCAGACGCTCGGGCCGCACCTCGGCGCGGGCGTGCCGGCCGAGCTCGACGACGCCGGTGTGGGCGACGCGTACCGCGAGGCGCTGGAGCGCTCGCGGGAGGAGCACGAGCGGCTGGTGGACGCCGGGCTGCCCAGCCTCGCGCCCTACGCCCTCTGCCTGGGCTACCGCATCCGCTACGTGCTGGACATGAACGCCCGCGCCGCCATGCACCTCATCGAGCTGCGCTCCGGCCGCGAGGGCCATCCCGCCTACCGTGCGGTCGCGCACGAGCTGCACCGCCAGATCGCCCAGGTCCACCCCGCCGTGGCCGCGGCCATGACCCACGTGGACTCCGACACCGAGCCGCGTCTCGAACGCATCCTCTCCGAAATTCGCACACACGCCCGCCAGGCACAGCGCGTCTGA
- a CDS encoding CopG family transcriptional regulator gives MKRTTVYLPDDLKLALERAAAAQGRSEAELIREGVGRVTLDFEHPPPRVPLFESGDPTLAERAEELLDGFGER, from the coding sequence ATGAAGCGCACGACGGTCTATCTCCCGGATGACCTCAAGCTCGCGCTGGAGCGCGCCGCCGCGGCGCAGGGCCGCAGCGAGGCGGAGCTGATCCGCGAGGGCGTGGGGCGGGTCACACTCGACTTCGAGCACCCGCCCCCGCGCGTCCCGCTCTTCGAGAGCGGCGATCCGACGCTTGCCGAGCGGGCCGAGGAGCTGCTCGACGGCTTCGGCGAACGGTGA
- a CDS encoding PIN domain-containing protein: MIVLDTSGVLAALDASQRHHAAAAAALAAAGPPLVLSPFVLAELDYLLATRVGRAAQQALLVEVARGAYTLAPFGAGGVRRAIAILERYADLDLGLADASIVVLAERHGTRDLLTLDERHFRALRASRGRGFRLLPADA, translated from the coding sequence GTGATCGTGCTCGACACGAGTGGCGTCCTCGCAGCGCTGGACGCGTCGCAACGCCACCACGCCGCGGCGGCCGCGGCGCTCGCGGCGGCCGGTCCGCCGCTCGTCCTGTCGCCCTTCGTGCTGGCCGAGCTCGACTATCTGCTTGCCACGCGCGTGGGCCGCGCGGCGCAGCAGGCACTGCTCGTGGAGGTGGCGCGCGGCGCGTACACGCTGGCGCCGTTCGGCGCAGGCGGCGTAAGACGCGCGATCGCGATCCTCGAGCGGTACGCCGATCTCGACCTCGGGCTTGCCGACGCGTCGATCGTGGTCCTCGCCGAGCGGCACGGGACGCGCGATCTCCTGACCCTCGACGAGCGGCATTTCCGGGCGCTGCGCGCATCGCGCGGCCGCGGGTTCCGGCTTCTGCCCGCCGACGCGTAG
- the rpe gene encoding ribulose-phosphate 3-epimerase, whose protein sequence is MNAELLRDRRIAPSILAADYSRLGEQVGQVMDAGARVIHVDVMDGHFVPPITIGALVVSSLREQVHAAGGFLDVHLMIERPEQQVAAFADAGADMITVHQEATPHVHYALKAVREAGCLAGLAINPATPAEVVVELRDVIDNLLCMTVNPGWGGQSFIESSVGRVARLRKLVPPGLPIEVDGGIDARTAAPCAEAGATLFVAGSAVFGAPDPAAAYREVAAAAGAT, encoded by the coding sequence ATGAACGCCGAGCTCCTGCGCGATCGCAGGATCGCCCCCTCGATCCTCGCCGCGGACTACAGCCGGCTGGGGGAGCAGGTGGGCCAGGTCATGGACGCGGGCGCGCGCGTGATCCACGTGGACGTGATGGACGGGCACTTCGTCCCGCCCATCACGATCGGGGCGCTGGTCGTGTCATCGCTGCGCGAGCAGGTGCATGCCGCGGGCGGCTTCCTCGACGTTCACCTGATGATCGAGCGACCCGAGCAGCAGGTGGCCGCGTTCGCGGACGCCGGCGCGGACATGATCACCGTGCACCAGGAGGCCACCCCGCACGTGCACTACGCGCTCAAGGCGGTGCGCGAGGCGGGCTGCCTGGCCGGGCTGGCCATCAACCCCGCCACCCCGGCGGAGGTGGTGGTCGAGCTACGCGACGTCATCGACAACCTGCTCTGCATGACCGTCAACCCCGGCTGGGGCGGCCAGAGCTTCATCGAGTCGTCGGTGGGGCGGGTGGCGCGGCTGCGCAAGCTTGTGCCACCCGGCCTGCCCATCGAGGTGGACGGGGGCATTGACGCCCGCACCGCGGCGCCCTGCGCGGAGGCGGGCGCCACGCTGTTCGTGGCAGGCTCCGCGGTGTTCGGCGCCCCGGATCCAGCGGCCGCCTACCGCGAGGTGGCCGCGGCGGCCGGCGCAACCTGA
- a CDS encoding DUF4235 domain-containing protein: protein MKFVFMPFSIAVALFGGLVGKKVFDEVWGLFDEEEPPEGGHRDVPFPKLLIALALEGAIFKLVKGLIDRSLRSAFYRTTGSWPGEIEPEPE from the coding sequence GTGAAGTTCGTCTTCATGCCGTTCAGCATCGCGGTGGCCCTCTTCGGCGGGCTCGTGGGGAAGAAGGTCTTCGACGAGGTCTGGGGGCTCTTCGACGAGGAGGAGCCGCCGGAGGGCGGTCACCGCGACGTGCCGTTTCCCAAGCTGCTCATCGCGCTGGCGCTCGAGGGCGCGATCTTCAAGCTGGTCAAGGGCCTGATCGACCGCAGCCTGCGCTCGGCCTTCTACCGGACCACGGGAAGCTGGCCCGGCGAGATCGAGCCCGAGCCCGAGTGA
- a CDS encoding nuclear transport factor 2 family protein, which produces MGTDVEIVRRAYAAFARRDLDRMLELVDPQIEFWTVTAEETGRDEPYLGADGMRRYFADADAVWDELRLVPHVFESRGDLIVATGRVYARRGGQVIDSSAGWHWRVRDGRIVYGRVFRSGEEALAAANGAPGTT; this is translated from the coding sequence ATGGGAACCGACGTCGAAATCGTCCGGCGTGCCTACGCGGCCTTTGCGCGCCGCGATCTCGACCGCATGCTGGAGCTCGTGGATCCGCAGATCGAGTTCTGGACGGTGACGGCCGAGGAAACCGGCCGCGACGAGCCATACCTCGGAGCCGACGGCATGCGCCGGTACTTCGCCGATGCGGACGCCGTCTGGGACGAGCTGCGGCTCGTGCCGCACGTCTTCGAGAGCCGCGGCGACCTGATCGTGGCCACTGGCCGGGTGTACGCGCGCCGGGGCGGCCAGGTGATCGACAGCTCGGCGGGCTGGCACTGGCGGGTGCGCGACGGGCGCATCGTCTACGGCCGGGTGTTCCGCTCCGGCGAGGAGGCCCTCGCGGCGGCGAACGGCGCCCCCGGGACCACCTGA
- a CDS encoding DUF5987 family protein, translating into MAGEELSRRDFLERSGALGIGAVVAAAVPAAMAAPPSMATEPLLPDATLQAFADTMLPGRIARRTDLGNAIHPLAIAGVDDLPGAVEADALALYNHPKIGFGVLTPVFLADLEPRALLRGGDFLQLPFDERTRVGVEGLAFSNPLRVIWEAAAAVPFTAFCAAALVPEQTSERASGYRVMGLPGRAPAGYPDASYGRVLAGERTGTGSLP; encoded by the coding sequence GTGGCCGGGGAGGAGCTGAGCCGCCGGGACTTCCTGGAGCGCTCCGGGGCGCTCGGGATCGGGGCCGTCGTCGCGGCCGCCGTGCCCGCTGCCATGGCGGCACCTCCCTCCATGGCCACCGAGCCGCTGCTCCCGGACGCCACCCTCCAGGCCTTCGCCGACACGATGCTCCCCGGCCGCATCGCACGCCGTACCGACCTCGGCAACGCGATCCACCCGCTCGCGATCGCCGGCGTGGACGACCTGCCCGGTGCGGTCGAGGCCGACGCCCTCGCCCTCTACAACCATCCGAAGATCGGCTTCGGCGTGCTCACCCCGGTCTTCCTCGCCGACCTCGAGCCGCGCGCGCTCCTGCGCGGCGGCGACTTCCTCCAGCTCCCGTTCGACGAGCGCACGCGCGTGGGCGTGGAGGGGCTGGCCTTCTCCAATCCGCTGCGGGTGATCTGGGAGGCGGCGGCCGCCGTGCCCTTCACCGCCTTCTGCGCCGCGGCGCTGGTGCCGGAGCAGACATCGGAGCGCGCGTCGGGCTACCGCGTGATGGGGCTGCCCGGCCGCGCGCCCGCCGGCTACCCCGACGCGTCCTACGGCCGCGTGCTGGCCGGCGAGCGCACGGGCACGGGATCGCTGCCCTGA
- a CDS encoding FAD-dependent oxidoreductase — translation MAERVDVVIVGSGFGGAIAAYRLAELFHAAGRDPSGIVVLERGERMGHTDFKQSMHIDHLSRVYNLIQGQGAQIVTANGVGGGSNLYLAASLRAPSETFERHDRRPGDGPRRRMWPSAISRSSLDPFYAMAEQALRVSRPSWDQVSKSGGLWAATLAAAGHTCDRVPLAISPERCVDAKWCHTGCIFGAKNSLITNYLPAAEALGVRVLPGHEAQVVRQTSARPWRYVVTTTPQGSLPVELECKALVLACGAMATPPLLMRSRLLLPSLSSQVGRHLGVNGDHVAAVEYDPQKVRDVLGLPGYGAFHKGRPITTMTYDFWRGRDGERFTLQEIFLSTLTNFLYDDGREPAGEPSWWGLQKKQAVARWSDRIELLAMVEDTNDGEFLPLQLSGDGIRPNDGPLTIGTFRYELSEQSRRVRAAADAAIKHVAERNGLGRFMKLTETDGAYAAHPLGGCRMAESGDLGVVDHAGRVFGYEGLLCVDSSIVPTSLGVNPSLTIAALAERCAAGLVEDAAGLGLPAKPKGFGPGVPEETVGERVLPAAG, via the coding sequence ATGGCCGAGCGGGTGGACGTGGTGATCGTGGGCTCGGGCTTCGGCGGGGCGATCGCCGCCTACCGCCTGGCCGAGCTCTTCCACGCCGCGGGGCGGGACCCGAGCGGCATCGTCGTGCTGGAGCGCGGCGAGCGCATGGGCCACACGGACTTCAAGCAGTCGATGCACATCGACCACCTCTCGCGCGTGTACAACCTGATCCAGGGCCAGGGCGCGCAGATCGTGACCGCGAACGGCGTGGGCGGCGGCTCCAACCTCTACCTCGCCGCGTCGCTGCGCGCGCCGAGCGAGACGTTCGAGCGCCACGACCGGCGTCCCGGCGACGGGCCGCGCCGGCGCATGTGGCCCTCCGCCATCTCGCGCTCGAGCCTCGACCCCTTCTACGCGATGGCCGAGCAGGCGCTGCGGGTGAGCCGCCCGAGCTGGGATCAGGTGTCGAAGTCCGGCGGCCTGTGGGCGGCCACGCTCGCCGCCGCCGGCCACACCTGCGACCGCGTGCCGCTGGCGATCTCTCCCGAGCGCTGCGTGGACGCCAAGTGGTGCCACACCGGCTGCATCTTCGGCGCGAAGAACTCGCTCATCACCAACTACCTCCCGGCCGCCGAGGCGCTGGGCGTGCGCGTGCTCCCCGGCCACGAGGCCCAGGTCGTGCGCCAGACGTCCGCACGGCCGTGGCGCTACGTGGTGACCACCACGCCGCAGGGCTCGCTGCCGGTGGAGCTGGAGTGCAAGGCGCTCGTGCTGGCCTGCGGCGCCATGGCCACGCCGCCGCTGCTGATGCGCTCGCGCCTGTTGCTGCCGTCGCTGTCCTCGCAGGTCGGCCGCCACCTGGGCGTGAACGGCGACCACGTGGCGGCGGTGGAGTACGACCCTCAGAAGGTGCGCGACGTGCTGGGCCTGCCCGGCTACGGCGCGTTCCACAAGGGCAGGCCGATCACCACGATGACCTACGACTTCTGGCGCGGGCGCGACGGCGAGCGCTTCACGCTGCAGGAGATCTTCCTCTCCACGCTCACGAACTTCCTCTACGACGACGGCCGTGAGCCGGCCGGTGAGCCGTCGTGGTGGGGGCTGCAGAAGAAGCAGGCGGTGGCGCGCTGGAGCGACCGCATCGAGCTGCTCGCGATGGTGGAGGACACCAACGACGGCGAGTTCCTCCCGCTCCAGCTCTCGGGCGACGGCATCCGCCCCAACGACGGCCCGCTCACCATCGGGACGTTCCGCTACGAGCTGTCGGAGCAGTCCCGGCGCGTGCGCGCCGCCGCCGACGCGGCCATCAAGCACGTGGCGGAGCGCAACGGGCTCGGCCGCTTCATGAAGCTCACCGAGACCGACGGCGCATACGCGGCACACCCGCTCGGCGGCTGCCGCATGGCGGAGTCGGGCGACCTCGGGGTGGTCGATCATGCCGGTCGCGTCTTCGGCTACGAGGGCCTGCTCTGCGTGGACTCCTCGATCGTGCCCACGTCGCTGGGCGTGAACCCCTCGCTCACGATCGCGGCGCTCGCCGAGCGCTGCGCGGCCGGGCTGGTGGAGGACGCCGCCGGCCTCGGGCTGCCCGCGAAGCCCAAAGGCTTCGGGCCCGGCGTGCCCGAGGAGACGGTGGGCGAAAGGGTGCTCCCCGCGGCCGGATAG
- a CDS encoding ATP-binding protein, producing the protein MAERERLAFELTADERAAAQARHRVVAAARACVRDEGADTLGLLVSEIVTNAVVHGGEGRALEVVASLSERSVRVEVCDDGEGFVPHPRALAPDDVGGWGLFLVEQLASSWGVSFSGRTTVWFELPCLPVARAA; encoded by the coding sequence ATGGCGGAGCGGGAGCGCCTGGCGTTCGAGTTGACGGCCGACGAGCGCGCGGCCGCACAGGCGCGGCACCGCGTGGTCGCGGCGGCACGCGCATGCGTGCGCGACGAGGGCGCCGACACCCTGGGACTGCTCGTGAGCGAGATCGTGACGAACGCGGTGGTGCACGGCGGGGAGGGCCGCGCGCTCGAGGTCGTGGCATCGCTCAGCGAAAGGTCCGTCCGCGTGGAGGTGTGCGACGACGGCGAGGGCTTCGTCCCCCACCCGCGGGCGCTCGCGCCGGATGACGTGGGAGGCTGGGGCCTCTTCCTCGTCGAGCAGCTGGCCAGCTCGTGGGGCGTGAGCTTCAGCGGCCGGACGACCGTCTGGTTCGAGCTCCCCTGCCTGCCCGTGGCGCGGGCTGCATAA
- a CDS encoding ATP-binding protein, with the protein MDVLRSQDTRAQLAAAVPVARLQPCPPEGGSLELVFEVPGGRAAPNAARRVLLEKDGALPEGMRADLLLLLSELVSNAVLHGRVGPESSIGIDVRGADRVLRVEVTDPGAGFDWERRRRERPRREGGFGLALVERIAESWGIERQRGHTLVWFELRTPAR; encoded by the coding sequence GTGGACGTGCTTCGCTCACAGGACACCCGGGCTCAGCTGGCCGCCGCCGTGCCCGTCGCGCGCCTGCAGCCCTGCCCGCCCGAGGGCGGCTCGCTGGAGCTCGTCTTCGAGGTTCCGGGCGGACGTGCCGCGCCGAACGCCGCCCGCCGCGTGCTGCTCGAGAAGGACGGCGCGCTTCCCGAGGGGATGCGTGCCGACCTCCTGCTGCTCCTTTCCGAGCTCGTGTCGAACGCGGTGCTGCACGGCCGGGTGGGCCCGGAGTCGAGCATCGGGATCGACGTGCGCGGCGCCGATCGCGTCTTGCGCGTCGAGGTGACCGACCCGGGCGCGGGCTTCGACTGGGAGCGGCGCCGCCGTGAACGCCCCCGCCGTGAGGGCGGCTTCGGTCTGGCCCTGGTGGAGCGGATCGCCGAGAGCTGGGGAATCGAGCGTCAGCGCGGCCACACGCTCGTGTGGTTCGAGCTCAGGACGCCGGCGCGCTGA